From the Cryptomeria japonica chromosome 2, Sugi_1.0, whole genome shotgun sequence genome, one window contains:
- the LOC131065965 gene encoding probable LRR receptor-like serine/threonine-protein kinase At1g53430 translates to MKNTKQKNLIENSFNKNSTSESGQDYLQRGFKCKNPMYTSLDINCGGYPWSTYEKDTNPLGPSSYFSSSNGNWAVSTTGLFMDAEDHKWIVTGNSSEFAKGIYTEVYGTARCAPSSLRYYALCLENGEYNVQLHFAEIVISNGMTFASLGRRIFDVYIQGIRRLKDFNIKDAAGGSYKVVIKNFTVNVTENYLEIHFFWAGKGTNDIPVKGTYGPLVSAIRITTNSKINGTNKSNKSMIIGIVFGAVIALGLAVCLAFIFIRKRAKRKSGSYETKNDKGLTDMDTISNTFSLEVLKNATGDFNPENKIGEGGFGAVFKGILPDGKMIAVKQMFPKSRQGNREFLNEVGTISAVRHPNLVELYGCCIEGKQLLLVYEYMENNSLARSLFGPEEFGLKLDWPQRYNICLGVARGLAYLHEESKLRIIHRDIKATNILLDQHLNPKISDFGLAKLFDKEKTHVSTRVAGTIGYMAPEYALKGQLTEKADVYGFGVVVLEVVSGRTHTEKTLEGEMVYLLEWAWHLYEKKRLLDLIDVNLKSSNYSMEEVLRVINVGLLCTHGTPTLRPSMSTVVGMLEGKIEAHVSYSRPPYLGKQQVDMDKEDLSSHTEILSLEGPSNISSSI, encoded by the exons ACACTTCTTTGGACATCAACTGTGGAGGTTATCCGTGGAGTACTTACGAGAAGGATACCAATCCATTAGGCCCTTCCTCATACTTTTCGAGCTCTAATGGGAACTGGGCAGTCAGTACTACAGGACTTTTTATGGATGCTGAAGACCATAAATGGATAGTGACAGGCAACAGCTCTGAATTTGCCAAAGGAATATATACAGAAGTGTATGGAACAGCACGTTGTGCTCCTAGCTCCTTGAGATACTATGCATTGTGCCTTGAAAATGGAGAATATAATGTACAACTCCACTTTGCTGAGATAGTAATATCCAACGGAATGACCTTTGCAAGTCTAGGAAGGCGCATCTTTGATGTATATATTCAG GGAATCAGAAGATTGAAAGATTTTAATATCAAGGATGCTGCTGGAGGCTCATATAAGGTAGTAATAAAGAATTTCACGGTAAATGTGACTGAGAACTATCTGGAGATTCACTTCTTTTGGGCAGGAAAGGGAACAAATGACATACCAGTGAAGGGGACATACGGACCTTTGGTATCAGCTATCAGAATCACTACAA ACTCCAAAATCAACGGCACAAATAAAAGCAACAAAAGTATGATTATCGGTATAGTTTTCGGTGCAGTAATTGCTTTAGGCTTGGCAGTGTGCTTGGCATTCATCTTTATCAGAAAAAGAGCTAAAAGGAAGAGCGGATCCTATGAAACCAAAAATGATAAAG GATTGACAGATATGGACACGATTTCCAATACATTCAGTCTAGAGGTGCTTAAAAATGCCACAGGTGACTTCAATCCAGAGAATAAGATAGGAGAAGGCGGGTTTGGTGCTGTTTTCAAG GGTATTCTTCCAGATGGAAAAATGATTGCAGTGAAGCAGATGTTTCCCAAGTCAAGACAAGGCAATCGGGAGTTCCTTAATGAAGTGGGTACAATATCTGCAGTGCGGCATCCCAATCTAGTTGAATTGTATGGATGCTGTATAGAGGGAAAACAACTACTTTTGGTCTACGAATACATGGAGAACAACAGTCTAGCCCGCAGTTTATTTG GTCCTGAAGAATTCGGACTTAAGCTTGATTGGCCTCAACGATACAACATTTGCCTTGGAGTTGCACGTGGACTGGCATATTTGCATGAAGAATCAAAACTGAGAATTATACATCGAGATATCAAGGCCACAAACATCCTTCTAGATCAACATTTGAATCCAAAAATCTCCGACTTTGGACTGGCCAAGTTATTTGACAAAGAGAAAACTCATGTCAGCACTAGAGTGGCAGGAACAAT AGGATATATGGCACCGGAATATGCTTTAAAAGGACAACTTACAGAGAAGGCAGATGTGTACGGTTTTGGAGTGGTAGTCCTTGAAGTTGTAAGTGGCAGAACTCACACAGAGAAGACATTGGAGGGAGAGATGGTTTATCTGTTGGAATGG gCTTGGCATTTGTATGAGAAGAAAAGGTTGCTAGATTTGATTGATGTAAATCTAAAAAGCTCAAACTATTCTATGGAAGAAGTTTTAAGGGTGATCAATGTGGGCCTATTATGCACCCATGGAACACCTACATTGCGGCCTTCAATGTCCACTGTTGTTGGAATGCTAGAAGGAAAAATAGAAGCTCATGTTTCATATTCTAGACCACCATATTTAGGAAAACAACAAGTTGATATGGACAAAGAAGATTTGTCATCACACACTGAGATATTAAGTTTGGAAGGACCATCCAATATTAGTTCCTCTATTTAG